A DNA window from Mesorhizobium sp. C432A contains the following coding sequences:
- a CDS encoding DUF922 domain-containing protein, translating into MMKRPLLCAMMLALTALPANAANLVKTYSYFAIGGSTLDDIETQLSKHGPEVKSTGMRHPGATQMAFTTRISYAQTADTCRIAKAAVTVKVKVILPEWRRPRKADPDVRLFWDTLSADIKRHEERHVEIAKNHGRLLEDALNASFAQKTCAGAKAKAAQITAAELARHDQDQLRFDRVEGVNFESRILRLLRYRMQRVENGQLPPG; encoded by the coding sequence GCTCTGCGCCATGATGCTGGCTTTGACCGCTCTGCCGGCGAATGCTGCCAATCTGGTGAAGACTTACAGCTATTTTGCCATCGGCGGCAGCACGCTCGATGACATCGAGACGCAATTGTCGAAACATGGACCCGAGGTGAAAAGCACCGGGATGCGGCATCCGGGCGCCACCCAGATGGCGTTCACCACCCGCATTAGCTACGCGCAAACCGCTGACACCTGCCGCATCGCCAAGGCCGCCGTCACCGTCAAGGTCAAGGTCATCCTTCCGGAGTGGCGCAGGCCGCGCAAGGCCGATCCCGATGTCAGGCTGTTCTGGGACACGCTGTCGGCCGACATCAAGCGCCATGAGGAGCGTCATGTCGAGATCGCCAAGAACCACGGCCGTCTGCTCGAAGACGCGCTGAACGCGAGCTTTGCGCAAAAGACCTGCGCCGGGGCCAAGGCGAAGGCGGCGCAGATCACCGCGGCCGAACTCGCCAGGCATGACCAGGACCAATTGCGCTTCGACCGCGTGGAAGGCGTGAATTTCGAAAGCCGCATCCTGCGGCTGCTGCGCTACCGCATGCAGCGCGTCGAGAACGGCCAGCTTCCGCCCGGCTGA